A part of Lacibacter sp. H407 genomic DNA contains:
- a CDS encoding LamG domain-containing protein, translated as MSKNKFQILFTGLVSCILLFSACQKMNRPGLGDYPKDTNPPGGPLKFYVAFDGTTANPLMNAVDSIRANFAGDNPLASIDGVSGKAVMGENKKFIKYAKPNDWAEQSKSFSISFWYKRNGQTKNNVGGNGPEYIMSFKSSNGHWSGASLLVFLEGSNTACAVKVMIADKTNADSWFTWEGGQTIAGILDNNWHHVTLTYNNTNSTMILYVDGVANGNTKTWGNHGDINFDGSKITEMRIGAGPGTGYDTDDWLSSTFKGGIDQIRMYSSVLTPAEVTGLFTSKK; from the coding sequence ATGTCGAAAAATAAATTTCAAATTCTGTTCACAGGTCTTGTGTCATGCATCCTTTTATTTTCTGCATGTCAGAAAATGAATCGTCCCGGCTTGGGTGATTATCCAAAAGATACCAACCCTCCCGGCGGGCCGCTTAAATTTTATGTAGCGTTCGATGGAACAACTGCCAATCCATTAATGAATGCGGTTGACAGTATTCGTGCAAACTTTGCCGGTGATAATCCATTGGCATCAATTGATGGTGTAAGTGGGAAGGCTGTAATGGGTGAAAATAAAAAATTCATCAAGTATGCAAAGCCAAATGATTGGGCAGAGCAATCAAAAAGTTTCAGTATCTCATTTTGGTATAAAAGAAACGGACAAACAAAAAACAATGTCGGTGGAAATGGTCCGGAATATATCATGAGTTTTAAATCAAGCAATGGCCATTGGTCAGGTGCAAGTCTCCTGGTATTTCTTGAAGGAAGCAATACAGCTTGTGCTGTAAAAGTGATGATCGCTGATAAAACAAATGCTGATAGTTGGTTTACATGGGAAGGTGGTCAAACCATTGCCGGTATCTTAGACAATAACTGGCATCATGTTACACTTACCTATAATAATACTAACAGTACAATGATACTTTATGTGGATGGTGTTGCAAACGGCAATACAAAAACATGGGGTAATCATGGTGATATCAATTTTGATGGCAGCAAGATCACTGAAATGCGCATAGGTGCAGGTCCGGGTACAGGTTACGATACAGACGATTGGTTAAGTTCAACCTTTAAAGGTGGAATTGATCAGATCCGTATGTATAGTTCGGTGTTAACACCGGCAGAAGTTACCGGACTGTTTACTTCAAAAAAATAG
- a CDS encoding VCBS repeat-containing protein, translating to MKSLRFLFPILFLFSCSKPGALFTEVSAVKSGIDFQNKVENKSHFNILYYLYFYNGGGVAAGDINNDGLTDLYFTANSKGNNKLYLNKGNFQFEDITAKAGVAGASDWCSGVTMADVNGDGLLDIYVSAVAQFSGLKGHNELFINKGNGTFTEQSIEYGLGFSGLSTQAAFFDYDKDGDLDCFLINHSKQPHSNIVDTVNRNKKDAVSGSRLFRNDLNKGEKKFTDVSAEAGIYQSNLSYGLGLSVADINNDGWDDVYIGNDFHENDYYYINNKNGTFSESGAKHFAHYSRFSMGNDIADYNNDGQPDIVTVDMLPPDEKTLKTYGSDENPDIYKLKLEMNGYQHQYSRNCLQRNNGSGINFSEVGLMAGVSATDWSWSPLFADFDNDGKKDLFISSGIVKRPVDLDYIRFVSDMQMNKGLDKTDAYDDETISKMPDGSSHPFFFKNNNGNSFADVSKEWGTANMKGYFNGAAYADLDNDGDLDMIINNINAKASVLKNETVGKNYLSIQLKGDSLNQFGIGAKAYLFSKSGMQYQQMMLTRGFQSSVEPRLHFGLDSLASVDSILIVWPDQTYQSIKNPAINQQLNIAEKNATGEFNYNNFFGAPAPYFTDITKDIVCNWKHVENDFVDFNVQYLIPHAQSTRGPKLAVADVNDDGLDDFYACGAIGQPGALMIQQSDGSFQPSNSDVFLKDAGCEDVDAVFFDADGNKTIDLLVISGGNQVPRSANDLSDRLYLNDGKGNFTRKMDAFTIQYENKSCVTVADVDHDGDMDFFVGNVGSPTGYGLLKPSYLYLNDGKAGFSLASMQKIDLTSLGIVTAAAFTDVNNDGWDDLLVTGEWMPLKVFINNKGTFTATEVPASTGWWQTIMLTDVDGDGDKDVLAGNWGHNSKLWERKDGPLKLYVKDFDNNGKTEQILAYTMAGKEYPFLAKDELERQLPVLKKAYVTYTEVAGKTVDYIFYDLFKDYKELKAEVLSSSVFINDGKGTFKRHDLSDELQLSPVMSFTSVGEKAGYIAGGNFYGVIPYEGRYDALYPSLFSFDGTNASLYATMPAIKGEVRDMKWITVKGGTKILVIARNNEPLIFLKNIGELQTMK from the coding sequence ATGAAAAGTTTACGATTCCTTTTTCCCATTTTGTTTTTGTTTTCCTGTAGTAAACCGGGGGCGTTATTTACAGAAGTGTCTGCTGTAAAAAGCGGCATTGATTTTCAAAACAAGGTTGAAAACAAATCGCATTTTAATATTCTTTATTACCTGTATTTCTATAACGGAGGAGGTGTTGCTGCGGGTGATATCAATAACGATGGACTTACTGATTTGTATTTCACGGCAAATAGTAAAGGCAATAACAAATTATATCTCAACAAAGGAAATTTTCAATTTGAAGACATTACAGCAAAAGCCGGAGTAGCAGGTGCAAGTGATTGGTGCAGCGGTGTTACCATGGCCGATGTAAATGGTGATGGTTTACTTGATATTTACGTATCAGCAGTTGCACAGTTCAGTGGCTTAAAGGGCCACAATGAATTATTCATTAACAAAGGCAACGGAACATTCACCGAACAGTCGATCGAATACGGACTTGGTTTTTCAGGTCTTTCTACACAAGCTGCTTTTTTCGATTACGATAAAGACGGTGATCTCGATTGTTTTCTCATCAATCATTCAAAACAACCTCATTCAAATATTGTTGATACGGTAAACCGAAACAAAAAAGATGCTGTCAGTGGCAGTCGTTTGTTTCGTAATGATTTGAATAAAGGCGAAAAAAAATTTACAGATGTTTCTGCTGAAGCAGGCATTTATCAATCCAATCTTTCGTATGGTCTTGGTTTAAGTGTTGCAGATATCAATAACGATGGATGGGATGATGTGTATATTGGAAACGATTTTCATGAAAACGATTATTATTATATCAATAATAAAAACGGAACATTCAGCGAAAGCGGTGCAAAACATTTTGCTCATTACAGTCGCTTTAGTATGGGTAATGATATTGCTGATTATAACAACGATGGTCAACCGGATATTGTAACAGTTGATATGCTGCCACCCGATGAAAAAACATTGAAGACTTACGGTAGTGATGAAAATCCTGACATCTACAAATTGAAACTGGAGATGAATGGTTATCAGCATCAGTACTCACGTAACTGTTTGCAACGCAACAATGGCAGTGGTATCAATTTCAGTGAAGTGGGATTGATGGCCGGCGTATCAGCAACAGATTGGAGCTGGAGCCCTTTGTTTGCAGATTTTGATAATGATGGAAAGAAAGATCTGTTCATCAGCAGTGGAATTGTAAAACGCCCGGTTGATCTGGATTATATACGCTTTGTATCGGATATGCAGATGAACAAGGGGCTTGATAAAACTGATGCGTACGATGATGAAACGATCAGTAAAATGCCCGATGGCAGTAGTCACCCGTTTTTCTTTAAGAACAACAATGGCAACTCCTTTGCAGATGTAAGTAAAGAGTGGGGCACTGCAAACATGAAAGGATATTTCAACGGTGCAGCTTATGCTGATCTGGATAATGATGGTGATCTGGATATGATCATCAATAACATCAATGCAAAAGCATCTGTATTAAAGAACGAAACGGTTGGAAAAAATTATCTCAGCATTCAATTAAAAGGTGACAGCCTGAATCAATTTGGCATTGGCGCAAAAGCTTACTTGTTTTCAAAAAGCGGAATGCAATACCAACAGATGATGTTAACACGAGGGTTCCAGTCATCAGTAGAACCACGTTTGCATTTTGGATTGGATTCATTGGCTTCGGTCGATTCGATCCTGATCGTTTGGCCCGATCAAACATATCAGTCAATAAAAAATCCTGCGATTAATCAACAACTCAACATTGCAGAAAAAAATGCAACAGGTGAATTTAATTACAACAATTTTTTTGGTGCGCCTGCACCATACTTTACTGATATTACAAAGGACATTGTTTGCAACTGGAAGCATGTTGAAAACGACTTTGTTGATTTTAATGTACAATATTTAATTCCCCATGCACAAAGTACAAGAGGACCAAAGCTCGCTGTTGCAGATGTAAACGACGATGGACTGGATGATTTTTATGCATGTGGTGCCATCGGTCAGCCGGGTGCTTTAATGATACAACAAAGCGATGGATCATTTCAACCAAGTAACAGCGACGTGTTTTTAAAAGATGCCGGTTGCGAAGATGTGGATGCTGTATTTTTTGATGCTGATGGAAATAAAACAATTGATCTGCTGGTGATCAGTGGCGGTAACCAGGTGCCCCGTAGTGCTAACGATTTGAGTGATCGTTTATACCTCAATGACGGGAAGGGAAATTTTACAAGAAAGATGGATGCATTCACGATCCAGTATGAAAATAAATCCTGTGTAACGGTTGCTGATGTGGATCATGATGGTGATATGGATTTTTTCGTTGGAAATGTAGGAAGTCCAACGGGTTATGGTTTATTAAAACCCTCCTATCTCTATCTAAACGATGGGAAAGCCGGTTTTTCGTTGGCGTCGATGCAAAAGATCGATCTTACAAGTTTGGGTATTGTTACCGCAGCAGCCTTTACTGATGTAAACAACGATGGATGGGATGATCTGTTAGTCACCGGTGAATGGATGCCGTTAAAAGTATTCATTAACAACAAAGGAACATTTACTGCCACAGAAGTGCCTGCTTCAACCGGTTGGTGGCAAACAATCATGCTGACAGATGTAGATGGCGACGGAGATAAAGATGTGCTGGCGGGAAACTGGGGACATAATTCGAAACTATGGGAACGTAAAGATGGTCCGTTGAAATTGTATGTAAAAGATTTTGACAACAACGGGAAAACGGAACAGATACTTGCCTACACCATGGCGGGAAAGGAGTATCCTTTTCTTGCAAAAGATGAATTGGAGCGACAACTGCCGGTATTAAAAAAAGCATATGTAACATATACTGAAGTAGCGGGTAAAACAGTCGATTATATTTTTTACGATCTGTTCAAAGATTATAAAGAGTTGAAAGCGGAAGTGCTGAGCAGTTCTGTTTTTATCAACGATGGAAAGGGAACGTTCAAGCGACATGATCTCAGTGATGAACTGCAACTTTCTCCCGTGATGAGTTTTACATCGGTAGGAGAAAAGGCAGGTTATATTGCCGGAGGTAATTTTTATGGTGTGATTCCTTACGAAGGTCGTTACGATGCTCTTTACCCATCCCTGTTTTCGTTTGACGGAACAAATGCCTCATTGTATGCAACAATGCCAGCCATCAAGGGTGAAGTGCGTGATATGAAATGGATCACTGTAAAAGGCGGGACTAAAATACTGGTAATTGCAAGAAATAATGAACCGCTGATCTTTTTAAAGAATATCGGCGAATTACAAACAATGAAATAA
- a CDS encoding glycoside hydrolase family 30 protein, with the protein MKQKINWMTGSLIVFAFLSLNFNCKKKGNSGTDPETPGAEVNWWMTTGSRTALLQKQTSFAFNNGGTAVLTIEVDSAQTYQTVDGFGYTFTEGSAYLINKLNATEKNNLLQELFGSADNSINVNYLRLGIGATDLSTKVYSYNDLPSGQTDLTLAQFTLGQDTVDVIPVLKQILAINPNIKLMASPWSAPSWMKDNNSSIGGRLKTEYYSVYAQYFVKYIQAMKAKGITIDAITIQNEPLHGGNNPSMLMNAVEQANFIKNHLGPAFQTANITTKIVLYDHNCDRPDYPIAVLNDAVAKPFIDGSAFHLYAGDIVAMSTVHDAHPDKNLYFTEQWTGASGSFDGDLKWHVKNVVIGSMRNWSKVALNWNLANDGSYNPHTPGGCDQCKGALTLDGAVNRNVSYYVIGHASKFIPTGSKRIASTQTGNLYSAAFLRNDGKKVLLVLNDGSTNLRFNIKYKGANANTMLSAGAVATYVW; encoded by the coding sequence ATGAAACAAAAGATAAACTGGATGACAGGAAGCCTGATCGTTTTTGCGTTTCTTTCTCTCAATTTCAATTGCAAGAAAAAAGGCAACTCCGGTACCGATCCTGAAACACCTGGTGCAGAAGTGAATTGGTGGATGACAACCGGTAGCCGCACAGCGTTGTTGCAAAAGCAAACCTCATTTGCTTTTAACAACGGCGGTACTGCTGTGCTGACCATTGAAGTAGATAGTGCACAAACCTATCAAACTGTTGATGGTTTTGGCTACACATTCACAGAGGGAAGTGCTTATCTCATCAACAAACTCAACGCAACAGAAAAAAATAACCTGTTGCAGGAATTATTCGGCAGTGCCGACAACAGCATCAATGTAAATTATCTGCGTCTCGGAATCGGGGCAACCGATCTCAGCACCAAAGTTTACAGTTACAATGATTTGCCAAGCGGACAAACGGATCTAACGCTTGCGCAGTTTACATTGGGGCAGGATACAGTGGATGTAATTCCGGTGTTGAAACAAATACTTGCCATCAATCCGAATATCAAACTCATGGCATCGCCATGGAGTGCACCAAGCTGGATGAAGGATAATAACAGCAGTATTGGCGGACGATTGAAAACGGAGTACTACAGTGTGTATGCACAATACTTTGTAAAGTATATCCAGGCTATGAAAGCAAAAGGAATTACGATTGATGCCATCACGATTCAAAACGAACCGTTGCATGGCGGTAATAATCCAAGTATGTTGATGAATGCAGTGGAGCAGGCCAATTTTATCAAGAATCATTTAGGGCCGGCATTTCAAACGGCGAACATTACCACCAAGATCGTTTTGTACGATCATAATTGCGATCGTCCCGATTATCCCATTGCCGTGTTGAATGATGCGGTAGCAAAACCGTTTATCGATGGTTCTGCTTTTCATTTATACGCTGGCGATATTGTAGCGATGTCAACCGTACATGATGCGCATCCTGATAAAAATTTATACTTCACAGAACAATGGACCGGAGCAAGCGGAAGTTTTGATGGTGATTTGAAATGGCACGTGAAGAATGTAGTAATTGGTTCCATGCGCAACTGGAGTAAAGTAGCACTTAACTGGAACCTGGCGAACGATGGCAGTTACAATCCGCATACACCCGGCGGTTGTGATCAATGCAAAGGTGCTCTTACATTGGATGGTGCTGTTAACAGGAACGTATCGTACTACGTAATTGGCCATGCATCGAAATTTATTCCAACCGGTTCAAAACGTATTGCAAGTACGCAAACAGGAAATTTATATTCAGCAGCCTTTTTACGAAATGATGGAAAGAAAGTGTTACTGGTGCTGAACGATGGTTCAACCAATCTTCGGTTTAATATAAAATACAAAGGAGCAAATGCAAATACAATGCTCTCTGCAGGTGCAGTAGCAACATATGTTTGGTAA
- a CDS encoding glycoside hydrolase family 30 protein, translating into MKKLLIAVMVLQLLSCKEESKQAATTTSFSTDSKKIVVYTTADSTNYRLTVTDTLSFKDMGQPFETQLCVFVDPVRTYQTYLGVGAALTDASAETYAKLSKAKQQEFMQAYFDKTKGIGYTLARTNIHSCDFSSGSYTYVTEGDKELTSFNIEHDKQFRIPFIKEAIKAAGGALTLYASPWSPPAFMKDNNNMLRGGKLKPDFYQSWANYYVKFIKAYEAEGIPVWGLTVQNEPMATQRWESCLYTAEEERDFLKNFLGPTMHKEGFADKKIIVWDHNRDLLYQRAQTYFNDPEMSKYAWGIGFHWYEDWSGGKQMFSNVAMVNKAFPDKNILFTEGCAESFDSTRYNHWGLGEEYGRSMINDFNNGAVGWTDWNILLDETGGPNHVQNFCFAPVHADTRSGELIYTNAFYYIGHFSKFIKPGAKHIISSPSRSQLVSTSFLNEDGSMVVVVMNETDKEAPFFLWVDGKAAETKALPHSINTYVIQ; encoded by the coding sequence ATGAAGAAATTATTGATCGCAGTGATGGTCTTACAGCTACTATCCTGCAAAGAAGAAAGTAAACAGGCAGCAACCACTACTTCGTTCTCCACTGATAGCAAAAAGATCGTGGTGTACACAACTGCCGACAGTACAAATTATCGGTTAACCGTTACCGATACGCTCAGCTTTAAGGATATGGGGCAGCCGTTTGAAACACAGCTTTGTGTGTTTGTTGATCCTGTGCGTACTTATCAAACATATTTAGGAGTAGGCGCAGCATTGACCGATGCATCAGCTGAAACCTACGCCAAGCTTTCGAAAGCAAAGCAACAGGAATTCATGCAGGCTTATTTTGATAAAACAAAAGGGATTGGTTATACATTGGCACGAACGAATATTCACAGTTGCGATTTCAGCAGTGGCAGTTATACCTATGTTACAGAAGGTGATAAGGAATTAACATCATTCAACATCGAGCACGATAAGCAATTCAGAATTCCTTTTATCAAAGAAGCGATCAAAGCTGCCGGTGGTGCATTAACCTTATATGCAAGTCCGTGGAGTCCCCCGGCTTTTATGAAAGATAACAACAACATGTTGCGTGGCGGAAAGCTGAAACCTGACTTTTATCAAAGCTGGGCCAACTACTATGTAAAGTTCATTAAAGCATACGAGGCAGAGGGAATTCCTGTGTGGGGATTAACCGTGCAGAATGAACCAATGGCAACACAACGCTGGGAAAGTTGCTTATACACTGCTGAAGAAGAACGTGATTTCCTGAAAAACTTTTTAGGGCCAACCATGCACAAGGAAGGATTTGCAGATAAAAAAATTATTGTGTGGGATCATAACCGTGATCTGTTGTACCAACGTGCTCAAACATATTTTAATGATCCTGAAATGTCGAAGTACGCATGGGGTATCGGTTTTCATTGGTACGAAGACTGGAGTGGCGGCAAGCAAATGTTCAGCAATGTAGCCATGGTGAACAAAGCGTTTCCTGATAAAAATATTTTGTTTACCGAAGGTTGTGCCGAAAGTTTTGATTCTACCCGCTACAATCATTGGGGTTTGGGTGAGGAGTATGGCCGTTCCATGATCAACGATTTCAACAATGGCGCTGTAGGCTGGACCGATTGGAATATTTTACTCGATGAAACAGGTGGCCCGAATCATGTACAGAATTTTTGTTTTGCTCCTGTACATGCCGATACAAGAAGTGGTGAATTGATCTATACCAATGCATTTTACTATATCGGGCATTTTTCAAAATTCATCAAACCGGGTGCAAAACATATTATCAGCAGTCCAAGCCGCAGTCAACTTGTAAGTACATCTTTCTTAAATGAAGATGGTAGCATGGTAGTTGTGGTAATGAATGAGACTGATAAAGAAGCACCGTTTTTCCTGTGGGTAGATGGAAAAGCAGCTGAAACAAAAGCCTTACCGCATTCGATCAACACGTATGTAATTCAATAA
- a CDS encoding glucoamylase family protein: MLAVTACKKKSTPSVPEPPKQVTLKSIKLNNIDFNGILYGVSLQPVIRLQFSQPLKQSTIAQSVKLFTSGGAETAITTTLQSNDSVLLVQASSPLQSIARYQFKILESLKSATGGNFIGSVDNAFITQIDSGRKFPAITDDELLTKVQQQTFKYFWDFGHPVSGLARERNSSGDLVTSGGSGFGAMAIVTGINRNFITRAQGLQRMQTMVGFLKNTAQKFHGAFPHWLNGITGNVIAFSAKDDGADLVETSLLMMGLLTARQYFNGADVAETNLRADITALYNGVEWSWFRKSNEQVLYWHWSPNFAWDMNLPIRGWNECLITYVLAASSSTHGIPKSVYENGWARDGAAGFVNGSQFYNITLPLGSAYGGPLFFSHYSFLGINPNGLSDTYANYEVQTRNHSRINYQYCVANPLGNYGYSDSVWGLTASDIPNSYTASSPTNDVSVIAPTAAISSLPYTPVESMKALKFFYYVLGDKLFKEYGFVDAFSLKQTWFANSFLAIDQGPIIVMIENHRSSLLWNLFTSCPEVKDGMRLLGFSAPYL; the protein is encoded by the coding sequence GTGCTAGCTGTAACAGCCTGCAAAAAGAAATCAACACCCTCTGTACCGGAGCCACCGAAACAGGTAACGCTGAAGTCGATCAAATTAAACAATATTGATTTTAATGGAATCCTGTATGGTGTAAGTCTGCAGCCGGTCATTCGCTTACAGTTTTCACAACCGTTGAAGCAAAGCACCATTGCACAATCAGTAAAGTTGTTTACATCAGGTGGTGCTGAAACAGCAATTACCACAACACTGCAAAGCAATGATTCGGTGTTGTTGGTGCAAGCATCATCACCACTGCAGAGTATTGCAAGGTATCAATTCAAAATTCTGGAAAGTTTGAAATCAGCAACCGGTGGTAATTTTATTGGTTCGGTCGATAATGCATTTATTACACAGATCGATTCAGGCAGAAAGTTCCCCGCAATTACAGATGATGAATTACTTACCAAAGTGCAACAGCAAACATTTAAATATTTCTGGGACTTTGGTCATCCGGTAAGCGGTCTTGCAAGAGAACGTAATTCGTCCGGCGACCTTGTAACATCGGGTGGGTCAGGCTTTGGTGCCATGGCGATTGTAACAGGCATCAACCGGAATTTTATTACAAGAGCACAGGGTTTGCAACGCATGCAAACAATGGTAGGCTTCCTGAAAAATACAGCACAAAAATTTCATGGTGCGTTTCCGCATTGGTTAAATGGTATAACAGGAAATGTGATTGCCTTCAGTGCAAAAGATGATGGCGCTGATCTTGTTGAAACGTCGTTACTCATGATGGGCCTGTTAACCGCAAGACAGTATTTTAACGGAGCGGATGTTGCTGAAACAAATCTTCGTGCTGATATTACCGCATTGTACAATGGAGTAGAGTGGAGTTGGTTTCGTAAGAGCAATGAACAAGTATTGTACTGGCACTGGAGCCCGAATTTCGCATGGGATATGAATTTGCCGATTCGTGGATGGAACGAATGTTTGATAACTTATGTATTGGCAGCTTCATCTTCTACACATGGTATTCCTAAATCGGTGTATGAAAATGGTTGGGCGAGAGACGGTGCTGCAGGATTTGTTAACGGCAGTCAGTTCTACAATATTACATTACCGTTAGGAAGCGCTTACGGCGGACCGTTATTCTTTTCACATTATTCGTTTCTTGGGATCAACCCCAATGGGTTGAGCGATACGTATGCGAATTACGAAGTACAAACAAGAAATCATTCACGCATCAATTATCAGTACTGCGTAGCCAATCCGCTGGGTAATTACGGTTACAGCGATTCTGTTTGGGGATTAACAGCAAGCGATATCCCCAATAGTTATACCGCCAGCTCACCAACAAATGATGTAAGTGTGATTGCACCTACGGCTGCTATTTCATCACTGCCTTATACGCCTGTTGAAAGTATGAAGGCGCTCAAGTTTTTTTATTATGTACTCGGCGATAAATTATTTAAGGAGTATGGCTTTGTAGATGCCTTCTCATTAAAGCAAACATGGTTTGCTAATTCATTCCTTGCCATTGATCAAGGGCCCATAATTGTGATGATCGAAAACCACCGCAGCAGTTTGCTGTGGAATTTGTTCACCAGCTGTCCTGAAGTGAAAGATGGAATGCGTTTGCTCGGGTTCAGCGCACCTTATTTGTAA
- a CDS encoding glucoamylase family protein: MIKRTILLASSLLLLVQISIAQKQKTVAVFDATKRPKQLNDSALLDLVQQQTFRYFWDFAHPVSGLSRERSNVAYEYGAEVVTTGGTGFGIMSVLVAAERKWISRDTAAKFLLRMVKFLSKADAYHGVFPHWLNGATGKTIPFSRKDDGADLVETSYLMQGLLCARQYFNSDDRTERELRNRINWMWNDIEWSWFTNGGQNVLYWHWSPNNGWAMDFPVRGFNECLIMYVLAASGSNEKYSVSPAVYHRGWAESNFFKNGKEFYGIQLPLGFDYGGPLFFSQYSFLGLDPRGLKDRYADYWQQNRNHTLINREHSVRNPNKFKGYSADCWGLTASDTYNGYAAHSPTEDLGTITPTAALSAFPYTPDYSMQALKHFYFKLGDNIWSEYGFVDAFNESKNWVAKSHLAIDQGPIIVMIENYRSGLLWNLFMSCPEVQKGLKRLGFTSPQLK; encoded by the coding sequence ATGATAAAACGAACGATCTTACTTGCCTCTAGTTTGCTGCTGCTTGTTCAAATTTCAATTGCACAAAAGCAAAAGACCGTTGCTGTATTTGATGCAACCAAACGCCCCAAACAACTGAATGATTCTGCGTTACTTGATCTTGTACAACAACAAACCTTTCGTTACTTCTGGGATTTTGCACATCCGGTTAGTGGTTTGTCGAGAGAGCGAAGCAATGTAGCGTATGAATATGGAGCTGAAGTTGTAACAACAGGTGGAACGGGTTTCGGTATTATGAGTGTATTAGTTGCTGCCGAACGTAAATGGATCAGCAGAGATACGGCAGCAAAGTTTTTATTACGCATGGTGAAGTTTCTGAGTAAAGCAGATGCCTATCATGGTGTGTTTCCACACTGGTTGAATGGTGCAACGGGCAAAACAATTCCTTTCAGCCGAAAAGATGATGGAGCCGACTTAGTAGAAACTTCTTATCTCATGCAAGGCTTGCTATGTGCACGACAATATTTCAATAGCGACGACAGAACGGAACGGGAACTTCGCAATCGCATCAACTGGATGTGGAACGATATTGAATGGAGCTGGTTCACCAACGGAGGCCAGAATGTGTTGTATTGGCATTGGAGCCCCAATAATGGCTGGGCAATGGATTTTCCTGTGCGTGGTTTCAACGAGTGTTTGATAATGTATGTGTTGGCAGCATCAGGTTCCAATGAAAAATACAGTGTAAGTCCGGCCGTATATCATCGTGGTTGGGCTGAAAGTAATTTCTTCAAAAACGGAAAAGAGTTTTATGGTATTCAATTGCCGCTTGGTTTCGACTATGGTGGTCCGTTATTCTTTTCGCAGTATTCGTTTCTTGGTTTAGATCCACGTGGTTTAAAAGATCGTTATGCCGATTACTGGCAACAAAACAGAAATCATACACTCATTAACAGAGAACATAGTGTACGCAATCCGAATAAATTCAAAGGCTACAGTGCCGATTGCTGGGGTTTAACGGCCAGCGATACCTACAATGGATATGCAGCACATTCGCCAACGGAAGATCTTGGAACAATTACACCAACTGCTGCATTGAGTGCGTTCCCTTACACGCCTGATTATTCAATGCAGGCGTTAAAACATTTTTATTTTAAGCTGGGTGATAACATCTGGAGTGAATATGGTTTTGTAGATGCGTTCAACGAATCAAAGAACTGGGTGGCGAAAAGTCATTTGGCCATTGATCAGGGACCGATCATTGTGATGATCGAAAATTACCGCAGCGGTTTGCTTTGGAATTTATTTATGAGTTGTCCCGAAGTGCAGAAAGGATTGAAGCGGTTAGGATTTACATCGCCTCAATTGAAGTAA